CCGTCAGGTTGTACAGCGACTGCTCGCTGACAAGGCCCAACGAGCCGCGGGCCATGGCCGTCTCGCTGGCGGCGGCGATGTGCCAGCCGGCGAAGTTCGAGGAGCCGACGTATACGATGTCGCCCGCCTGCACGAGGCGGTCCATCGACTGCCACACCTCGTCCCACGGTGTGGCGCGGTCGATGTGGTGCATCTGGTAGAGGTCGATGACGTCGGTCTGGAGGCGGGCCAGCGAGGCGCGGACCTCGCGTCGCACCGCCAGGGCGGAGAGGCCGCCGTCGTTGGGGCGGTCGGCCGACGTCATCCAGCCGAACACCTTCGTGGCCAGGACGACGTCGTCGCGGCGACCGGTCGTGGCGAACCAGCGGCCGATGATCTCCTCGGTGTAGCCGCGACGCCCGGCGCCGCCGTAGGCGTTGGCCGTGTCGAAGAAGTTGATGCCCGCGTCGAGGGCCCGGCTCATGATGGCGTGCGAGTCAGCCTCCGAGGTTTCGGGGCCGAAGTTCATGGTTCCCAGTACGAGGCGCGAGACCTTCGCGCCGGTCCGGCCGAGGTGGGTGTACTGCATGGCTGCGTCCTTCGTCGTTGGAGGTGGTCAGCCATCACGCTACCGGGTCCGGGCCGCCCTCCGGGGACCGGCCCATGGCTTCTGCCTGCCGGACTGCGCGACGACTACGCCGAACGCGACGAGGGCGCCGCCGACGCCGAGGGCCCACCAGGGGAACCCGGGGATCTCCGGGCGGGAGCCGGCGCGCTCCACGTCGGCGATGGGTGTGGGCGTGACCCGTTCGCCGGTGACAAGGTAACGGTGGGTGTTGATGCCGAGCGGGGTGCAGGTGACGAGCGTGACCAGATCCTCGCCGAAGCGCGGCACGAGGGCCTGCGTCTCCTGGGGTTCGATGGTCTGCGTCTCGATGACCTGATAGGTGAAGACCTCGCCGAACACCTCGATGGTGAACGTCTCACCCAGCTTCACCTTGCCGAGGTCGTCGAACATCTTCGCGGACGGGAGGCCCCGGTGCGCCGTCAGGACGGAGTGCTGCGACTCGCCTCCCACGGGCAGCGATGTGCCCTGCAGGTGGCCGACGCCCTTTTCGAGGACGGCGTCGGTGGTGCCGTGGTAGATGGGAAGGTCGACCTGGATGGAGTCGATGCGGAGCCGGGCCATCATCGAGTTTCCGGCGTCGAGCATGGCGTAGTAGTCAAGGTTGCCCTCGACGGTGCCCTCTCCCGTCGGGACGTTGCTGCCGGGCGCGACCAGGGCCCCGCCGGTGAGAGCTGCGTTGTACTCGCGGGCGCGGGCGATCGCCTCGTCGAGACGGTTGAGCGGCTGCTCATCGACTGCCCTGTCGATGTCGACGATGATCTTGGACTGGTTGTACTGGGCCACCCAGCTTGCGGTGCTGGGGTAGAGCATGACGAGCACACCCACAAGACCGACCAACGCCAGGGCCGCGGTGGCCCAGGGCATGCGCCAGCCGAGGCGTTGGTCGGGGTTCTCCGGCAGGGGGCAAACCGGAGGTTTGTGGGTGCGGTCACGTCATCCTTTGCGCGGGGTGGTGGGGAGGGGCGCTCGTCGCCCCTCCCCCCTCCTCGTGGCGGTTTCCGGTCAGTTGGCCGACTGACGGCGACGCAGGGCGGTGCCGCCCGCGATCGCGCCGAGGACCAGGACGAGGCCGGTGGCGCCGAAGACGGCGGTGCCGACGCCGCCGGTCAGCGGCAGACCGGGGACCGTCTGCTTGGTGTTATCAACGGTCACGGCGAGACTGGCGTTGTCGGCCGTGGTGATGGTCACCGTCTGCGGCGCGGCGTTGGCGACGTAGCCGACCGGGGCGACCGACTCGTAGAGGCAGTAGTTGCGAGTCGGGTTGGCGATCGGGGTGGCGGAGTTGGCGATGAACAGGCCGAGCGGCGACTCGGCCGGAGTGGCACTGTCCCACTTGACGACGCCGTCGGTGCCCGAGGTACCGGTGGCGATCGCCCCGGAGGTGGGCATGTCAGCCGGGCAGAGCCCTTCGACCTGGGCGAACACCTTGAACTCGGCGCCGGCCAGCTTGGCCTTGGAGCTGACGTCCTGCTTCGTAACCGTCAGGTTGCCCCAGTAGGAGTAGGGCTCCGTCTCGGTGGTCTGCGGCTTGTCGTTGAAGCTGACGGTGGCGTCGTTGGTGATCGTGCCGGCGGTGGTGTTGTCCGCAGCGACGCTGGTCACGGTGGTCACCAGCTCCACGGAGAGCTTCTTGCCCTGGTTGGCCTTGAGCTTGGAGAGGCCGGACTCGCTGAGAACCCAGGTCAGCTTGCCGTTGACGTTGGTGAAGGCGTAGTCGGCGGCGACAAGCTGGTCGCCGGTGACGTTCTCGATGACCGGGGCCCCGCTCTTGTAGGTGAGGCGCGGGTCGAGCTGATCGACGATCGACGCCTCGGTGAAGGTCGACCCGACGCCCGAGAGGGTCGGGATCGTCTGCGCAATGGTCCACGTGATGTCGGCATCCACAACCAGATCAACCTGATCGAGTCCGATGGTCTTGGTCGGCTTGTCGGCCGTGGCGTTCTTCGGGTAGACGTTGACGTTGTAGAGCCAGTCCGTGGGAGCCGTCTCGCTGGCCCCCTGCTTGCTCGCGAACGGGATGGTGACGTAGAACGGCAGGGCCCGATCGATGACGTTCGCCGGGGCGTTCGTCTCGGTGACGTAGTAGAGGCCGAGGGCCAGGGCGTCGAAGGTCGCTTCACCCGAGACATCAGTCGTCTTGGAGACAGCCGAGCCAGCGGCGCAGAGCTTGCCCTCCTCGGCCGATGTCGCCGGAGCGCCGGGGTTCGGCCCCACCGCGAGCTGGGCTGCGGTCCAGCCGGCGTTCGTGGTCAGGTCGATGGCGACACAGGCGCCGCCCGTCCACACGCCCACGCGCTGGACGGTGAACTCGACCCCCGGAAGTGCGGTGCCGGGAGCCGGGTCCAGCAGCGTGCCGTTCCCGCGCGTGCCCTCCGTCCCGACGCGCTTGTGGACGATGATCGACCCCTGATCGGGGGCGCCCTCCTGGCCCGGGCCGGGATCCGCGTATGCGACGCCCCCCAGTAATCCTGCCGCCGCCAGAGCGATAGCCCCCACGCCGGCTGCGAGTCGCCGAAGCGATGTGTTCTCGAACATGCCGTTCCTTCTTTCTCTCCTACGGCCGATCGGCCGGTCAGGTTCTTGGTTGTTTCGCCGTCCTATGGGTACGGCGGGTAGACGCGGCCGCGCTGACGCGCCGCGATTGTGTTGTTGAGGTAGGTCAGGAGTTTTGAGCCCGGAACCGTCTGGCTCCGAAACCCGCAACAGCGAGCAGGGCCATCAGTGCCCCGATGATCATGATCTGGTCCCGTCCGAGGCCGCCGGTGAGCGGAAGCACTGGGCCGGTGCGCTGCACGTTCTCGATGCTGCCGAGGTTCCATGCGAGCATGGCGTCGTTCCCACTGGGGCGACCCACTGTGAACTCGACCTCAGTCGCATTCCGCACGTAGCCAGGAGGTGCCGCGGTCTCGATCAGGGAGTACTTACCCCAGGCGAGCTCCTTCACCAGGAACTTCCCTGCGGCCGGATCCTTGTCCGGACCGGTGCACTGCGCGGCATCGGCCGTGACACAGTCGATCACGACCAACTCGGTGCTTGACGGGTCAGGCCCGACGATCTTCCACTCGGAGCCCTGGAGTGGGGTCTGCCCACCCTTGGCCACCTTGGCCCATGCGACGCTGCCGAGCACCGGCTTGGTCGTGTTGGTGACGATGATC
The DNA window shown above is from Tessaracoccus defluvii and carries:
- a CDS encoding aldo/keto reductase, coding for MQYTHLGRTGAKVSRLVLGTMNFGPETSEADSHAIMSRALDAGINFFDTANAYGGAGRRGYTEEIIGRWFATTGRRDDVVLATKVFGWMTSADRPNDGGLSALAVRREVRASLARLQTDVIDLYQMHHIDRATPWDEVWQSMDRLVQAGDIVYVGSSNFAGWHIAAASETAMARGSLGLVSEQSLYNLTERTVELEVLPAAREYGLGVIPWSPLGGGLLGGVLRKLETGRRASADMLSKIEARRPQLEAWEAFCDELGEKPGDVALAWLLHQDGVTGPIIGPRTMEQLESALHAVEIELDDAALARLDEIFPGPGGAAPEAYAW
- a CDS encoding class C sortase, which translates into the protein MPWATAALALVGLVGVLVMLYPSTASWVAQYNQSKIIVDIDRAVDEQPLNRLDEAIARAREYNAALTGGALVAPGSNVPTGEGTVEGNLDYYAMLDAGNSMMARLRIDSIQVDLPIYHGTTDAVLEKGVGHLQGTSLPVGGESQHSVLTAHRGLPSAKMFDDLGKVKLGETFTIEVFGEVFTYQVIETQTIEPQETQALVPRFGEDLVTLVTCTPLGINTHRYLVTGERVTPTPIADVERAGSRPEIPGFPWWALGVGGALVAFGVVVAQSGRQKPWAGPRRAARTR
- a CDS encoding MSCRAMM family protein, whose protein sequence is MLGSVAWAKVAKGGQTPLQGSEWKIVGPDPSSTELVVIDCVTADAAQCTGPDKDPAAGKFLVKELAWGKYSLIETAAPPGYVRNATEVEFTVGRPSGNDAMLAWNLGSIENVQRTGPVLPLTGGLGRDQIMIIGALMALLAVAGFGARRFRAQNS
- a CDS encoding SpaH/EbpB family LPXTG-anchored major pilin; translation: MFENTSLRRLAAGVGAIALAAAGLLGGVAYADPGPGQEGAPDQGSIIVHKRVGTEGTRGNGTLLDPAPGTALPGVEFTVQRVGVWTGGACVAIDLTTNAGWTAAQLAVGPNPGAPATSAEEGKLCAAGSAVSKTTDVSGEATFDALALGLYYVTETNAPANVIDRALPFYVTIPFASKQGASETAPTDWLYNVNVYPKNATADKPTKTIGLDQVDLVVDADITWTIAQTIPTLSGVGSTFTEASIVDQLDPRLTYKSGAPVIENVTGDQLVAADYAFTNVNGKLTWVLSESGLSKLKANQGKKLSVELVTTVTSVAADNTTAGTITNDATVSFNDKPQTTETEPYSYWGNLTVTKQDVSSKAKLAGAEFKVFAQVEGLCPADMPTSGAIATGTSGTDGVVKWDSATPAESPLGLFIANSATPIANPTRNYCLYESVAPVGYVANAAPQTVTITTADNASLAVTVDNTKQTVPGLPLTGGVGTAVFGATGLVLVLGAIAGGTALRRRQSAN